The Pyrobaculum sp. 3827-6 genome has a segment encoding these proteins:
- a CDS encoding S1C family serine protease yields MDLSSLVEKAARSVVAVVTRQVDVFTGDVGFGTAFAVGRGFFATAFHVVASADEVVLVTPEGDKAPGRVAAGDPDYDMALIYAELQTPPLPMGSALRLRVGQGVVAIGYPLALLDKPTATFGIVGAVGRTLRAGERVFEFLIQTDAAINPGNSGGPLINMSGEAVGINSAIIAGAQGLGFAVPIDFARVMLEMVQKYGRYTRPALGIYVTALNKALASLYGFPIDRGLLVAEVLPGSPADEIGIQRGDVITKVDGKTVTNVFELRLYVAEAVVNRRRPRFQVWRTGRILEL; encoded by the coding sequence GTGGATCTTAGCAGCTTGGTGGAGAAGGCCGCTAGGTCTGTGGTGGCCGTGGTCACGCGGCAGGTGGACGTCTTCACGGGCGACGTGGGGTTCGGCACGGCCTTCGCCGTGGGGAGGGGCTTCTTCGCCACTGCCTTCCATGTCGTGGCCTCGGCGGATGAGGTTGTGCTGGTGACGCCCGAGGGCGACAAGGCGCCGGGGAGGGTGGCGGCTGGGGACCCTGACTACGACATGGCGTTGATATACGCCGAGTTGCAGACACCTCCCCTCCCCATGGGGAGCGCCTTGAGGCTTAGGGTGGGCCAGGGCGTGGTGGCCATCGGGTACCCCCTAGCCCTCCTCGACAAGCCGACGGCGACCTTCGGGATAGTCGGCGCCGTCGGCAGAACTCTAAGAGCCGGCGAGAGGGTATTCGAGTTTTTGATACAGACAGACGCCGCCATAAACCCCGGCAACTCCGGGGGGCCGCTGATCAACATGTCGGGGGAGGCGGTGGGCATAAACTCGGCCATTATTGCGGGGGCGCAGGGCCTCGGCTTCGCAGTCCCCATAGACTTCGCGCGGGTCATGCTGGAGATGGTGCAGAAATACGGCCGCTACACCCGCCCCGCCCTTGGCATATACGTCACGGCGCTGAACAAAGCCCTGGCCTCTCTATACGGCTTCCCCATAGATAGAGGCCTCCTCGTGGCGGAGGTGCTACCCGGCTCACCCGCAGACGAGATAGGCATCCAGCGGGGCGACGTGATAACGAAAGTAGACGGCAAGACTGTGACCAACGTTTTCGAGCTGAGGCTCTACGTGGCCGAGGCGGTGGTCAACAGAAGGAGGCCCAGGTTCCAGGTCTGGAGGACGGGGAGGATCCTCGAGCTCTAG
- a CDS encoding cupin domain-containing protein has protein sequence MSWRWERLSDCVERRYVSGERITVAQFRIREGCVVQRHSHPNEQITVVLQGVLEFDVGGRRFTASAGDVVVIPPGAEHEVRAVTDAVVIDTFSPPRGDWAGGGDAYLRR, from the coding sequence ATGAGCTGGAGGTGGGAGAGGCTAAGCGACTGCGTGGAGAGGAGGTATGTAAGCGGTGAGAGGATAACTGTGGCACAGTTCAGGATTAGGGAGGGCTGTGTGGTGCAGAGACACAGCCACCCCAACGAGCAGATCACCGTCGTTCTGCAAGGCGTCTTGGAGTTCGACGTCGGGGGGAGGCGCTTCACCGCCTCGGCGGGAGACGTCGTCGTGATTCCCCCCGGCGCGGAGCACGAGGTGAGGGCCGTCACAGACGCCGTGGTGATAGACACCTTCTCCCCGCCCCGCGGAGACTGGGCCGGCGGGGGAGACGCCTACCTGAGGAGGTAG
- a CDS encoding Fis family transcriptional regulator — protein MHLREALRLARELGAFTAAQAAYILGIHVAEARERLERFVYNGLLKAVDVAGVRFYYRDPVEAAEVILSSVDVAALPREERRRLANL, from the coding sequence ATGCACTTACGCGAGGCGTTGAGGCTTGCGAGGGAGCTCGGCGCCTTCACCGCGGCGCAAGCGGCTTACATCCTAGGCATACACGTCGCCGAGGCGAGGGAGAGGCTGGAGCGGTTTGTCTACAACGGCTTGCTGAAGGCGGTCGACGTCGCGGGGGTGAGGTTCTACTACAGAGATCCCGTCGAGGCGGCGGAGGTTATCCTCAGCTCGGTCGACGTGGCGGCCCTCCCCCGCGAGGAGAGGCGGAGGCTGGCCAATCTATGA
- a CDS encoding M20/M25/M40 family metallo-hydrolase, which translates to MDVTQLLVDVLKIYSPSHGEAELARYLHAYLKRHVADVWIDEAGNVVAVKGGGSPVVWLHAHMDTVPGPLPVRVENGVVWGRGAVDDKGPLVAYLKAFLEAEPRGTLVLALVTAEEDDSAGTEALMRGGPPRPTHVYVGEPTNLHIAYAYRGGAKVYIELQSRGGHASSPIYGNVVEELYAVYQEVKRALGHAERYDAFTVTPTVVQCGEAPNKVPTRCVMVMDVRIPPGRTCRDLLQLLPPGARAASCTDPVEVSPTNPAARALTRALIKLGVEPKLSRKWGTADFNILAALTKNIVAFGPGDPAYAHTEDERIEVAQVETAAAALKLAVGEIK; encoded by the coding sequence ATGGACGTCACCCAGTTGCTTGTGGATGTGTTGAAGATATACAGCCCGTCCCACGGCGAGGCGGAGCTCGCCAGGTATCTACACGCCTATCTAAAGAGGCACGTGGCAGACGTCTGGATAGACGAGGCGGGCAACGTAGTGGCTGTCAAAGGCGGGGGGTCCCCCGTGGTGTGGCTACACGCCCACATGGACACGGTGCCCGGCCCCCTGCCGGTGAGAGTTGAAAACGGCGTCGTCTGGGGCCGCGGCGCCGTAGACGACAAAGGCCCCCTCGTCGCATACCTCAAGGCCTTTCTAGAAGCCGAGCCGCGGGGGACGCTGGTCCTCGCGCTGGTCACCGCCGAGGAGGACGACAGCGCCGGGACCGAGGCCCTCATGAGGGGAGGCCCCCCGAGGCCTACCCACGTATATGTGGGGGAGCCCACGAATCTCCACATCGCCTATGCCTATAGAGGCGGCGCGAAGGTGTACATAGAGCTACAGTCCAGGGGGGGCCACGCCAGCTCGCCAATCTACGGCAACGTCGTGGAGGAGCTCTACGCAGTTTACCAGGAGGTGAAGAGGGCCCTCGGCCACGCGGAGAGGTACGACGCCTTCACCGTCACCCCCACAGTGGTGCAGTGCGGAGAGGCTCCCAACAAGGTGCCCACCCGTTGCGTCATGGTGATGGACGTCAGAATACCGCCGGGCAGGACCTGCCGCGACTTGCTACAGTTGTTGCCACCCGGCGCCAGGGCGGCGTCTTGCACAGACCCCGTGGAGGTGTCCCCCACAAACCCGGCGGCCCGCGCCTTAACAAGGGCTTTGATAAAGCTCGGCGTCGAGCCGAAGCTCAGCAGGAAGTGGGGCACAGCCGACTTCAACATATTAGCCGCCCTCACTAAGAACATCGTCGCCTTCGGCCCCGGCGATCCGGCCTACGCCCACACAGAGGACGAGCGTATAGAAGTGGCGCAGGTGGAGACGGCGGCGGCGGCTTTGAAGCTGGCAGTGGGAGAGATCAAATAG
- a CDS encoding recombinase RecA, with the protein MSAVCNLEELFSEGVIVVKGLPGAGKTLLVAKAVSRYRKAAWFTFYETEERLRRYLASVGTTPPAYIFDMVTTGEKAVVEYIVEKVAQLRPDVVVVDGVNAIAGEGERELVHAVFYHGISRESPVVFIKEGVEVTPADYVADVIIEVEHQIYESGVSIRYVKLLKTRGKPLKYVKLPFVITESGPLVITPIEKAKELPSDRLTTGAPEIDEAIGGGVWRGTLVAVVGPPDGLASKLMVLTAAELARRGSRVLYHHHKVAPTFTKFAESLGVRWQVPNIEWFYHPVVEHKSLTWWFKSAEMVNRGRFDVHFSDQYEQVVSSTGPELLVEAARVYQSLVNYPTTTVLVFNSYDAWESASRYLGSLVDYVFKFRHGELEAHTPDRPGPIRFQFKIDEQRRRVVYTKT; encoded by the coding sequence GTGTCGGCTGTGTGTAACCTCGAAGAGCTGTTTAGTGAAGGTGTAATAGTGGTGAAGGGTCTGCCGGGAGCCGGGAAGACTTTACTTGTGGCCAAGGCAGTGTCGCGGTATAGGAAGGCCGCGTGGTTCACTTTCTACGAGACAGAGGAGAGATTGAGGAGGTACCTGGCCTCCGTGGGGACTACGCCGCCGGCCTACATCTTCGACATGGTGACAACGGGGGAGAAGGCGGTGGTGGAGTACATAGTTGAGAAAGTTGCCCAGTTGAGGCCTGACGTCGTTGTGGTCGACGGCGTGAACGCCATAGCTGGAGAAGGGGAGAGGGAGCTTGTCCACGCGGTGTTTTACCACGGCATCTCCCGGGAGTCGCCCGTGGTCTTTATAAAAGAGGGCGTCGAGGTGACTCCAGCGGACTACGTCGCTGATGTTATTATAGAGGTGGAGCACCAGATATATGAATCGGGCGTCTCCATACGATATGTCAAGCTGTTGAAGACCCGGGGCAAGCCTCTTAAATACGTCAAGCTACCCTTCGTAATTACGGAGTCCGGCCCGTTGGTGATCACCCCCATTGAAAAGGCGAAGGAATTGCCCAGCGACAGATTGACTACGGGCGCGCCGGAGATAGACGAGGCAATTGGCGGAGGGGTGTGGAGAGGGACCCTGGTGGCCGTGGTGGGCCCACCCGACGGGCTGGCCAGCAAGCTGATGGTGCTCACGGCGGCTGAGCTGGCCAGGCGGGGGTCGAGGGTGCTCTACCACCACCACAAGGTGGCTCCCACTTTTACCAAGTTCGCCGAGAGCCTGGGCGTGAGGTGGCAGGTTCCTAATATCGAGTGGTTCTACCACCCCGTTGTGGAGCACAAGAGTTTGACGTGGTGGTTCAAGAGCGCCGAGATGGTAAACCGCGGCAGGTTCGACGTGCACTTCTCCGATCAATACGAGCAGGTGGTTTCTTCAACCGGCCCCGAATTGCTGGTGGAGGCGGCGAGGGTGTACCAATCCCTAGTTAACTACCCCACCACCACGGTTCTGGTGTTCAACTCCTACGACGCCTGGGAATCCGCGAGCCGGTACCTGGGCTCGCTGGTGGATTACGTATTTAAGTTTAGACACGGGGAGCTGGAGGCGCACACGCCGGACCGCCCGGGGCCTATTAGATTCCAGTTCAAAATTGACGAGCAGAGGAGGAGGGTGGTGTATACAAAGACGTGA